The DNA sequence ATCATTGCTGCTATCTTTTTATTTAAAATTCGGAAAAAATATACCATTGATAAACTTCGATGCCTTTCAGGGAAGCATTGCCTACGTCTCGGTGATCTTCATCATCGTCAACATCCTGTTCGGTACGTATATCTTTTATAACAAATCGATCAGTGACTTTTTGTTCATCACGGTCATCGGGCAGTTCGTCCTTTCGTTGATCATCATGGCGCTGACTTTTGCCGGGCGTTGGTTGGCATTCCCGAGGTCAGTCATTCTGATCAACTTTTTTGTCGGAACAATCCTCTTGTTCCTTTTCCGCGTAATGGTGTTCAAAATGTACCAACGCATGAGCGGAAGCAAGCGGGTCATGATCGTCGGGATGGAAAAGGAAGTATTTGCGGCAGTCGACAACTTCACGAATACAAAAAGCATCCGCCATGTGGTGACCCATGTCGTCCTGTCGGATTATTACGAAAATATCCTGCGGCATCTGGAAGAGATCGACATCGTCTATTTAGCGAGTCAGATCGAAGAATCCGAAAAACTGAAGATATACGATATGTTGACGAGCAAAGAGAAAAAAATGTTCCTGAATACCAGTTTCGAGAACCTGATCATGGTCAATCCGAATATGATGAATATCGAGGATGAAAGCATCATCGAAGTTTCACCATTCCGTATCTCCGCAGAAGATGGCCTGATGAAACGGATCATCGATATCGCTGTTGCGCTCATCGGCATCGTCATCACCTCGCCGATCATGGCCGTTACGGCTATCTTGGTGAAGAGAAGCTCAGAAGGTCCCGTATTCTACAAGCAGACACGCATCACCAAAGACGGCAAGGAATTCGAAATTCTGAAGTTCCGCAGTATGGGTGTGACCGCCGAGAAAGAGTCGGGCCCGGTTTTGGCAACAAGCAACGACGTGCGCGTAACGAAAGTCGGCAAATATCTGCGCTCCCTGCGCATCGATGAATTGCCTCAGTTGTTCAACGTATTGCTGGGCGATATGTCTTTGGTCGGGCCCCGTCCGGAACGCCCCTTCTTCGTTGATCAATTCAAGGAATTGAACCCGCATTATTATCTGCGCCACAACGTTCGCGCCGGGATTACCGGATATGCGCAAGTGTACGGGAAGTACGCTTCCGACTTCAACAGCAAGCTGAACTTCGATCTGATCTACATCAAGAAGTATTCCTTGATACTGGATCTGAAGATCATGCTGCAGACCGTCAAAATTTTGTTCGATAAAGTATCCTCCCGCGGAGTCGATGAAAGCGAACGGGCAATCCTGTCCGAGCAAGAAATTGAAGCACGCGGCATCCGAGTCATTTATTAAATACAGAAAAGCAAACCACCCTGGCGGGCGTTTTTTCGCCCGCCAGGATGGTTTTTTGTTTACACAGAAATGCCGGTTGTATTTGCGGGAATGCCGGCCAGTCACTATAATCAATCTGATGGATTTTGGACAAAAAAGCGGAAATGTACAGGGAATTGCGTTACAATAGGTAAATAGAGCACTTCCTTCTGCTGTACCGTGACAGAATGCGGAGGCGTACGATCAAAGAGGAAATGAGTGAGTTGGATGAGTTTTGACCATAAAGATGATAGTTTAGCTTTGCATACAGATTTGTACCAAATTAACATGATGAAGACTTATTGGGATGAAGGCATTACCGAAAAACACGCGATTTTTGAACTGTACTTCCGAAAGTATCCTTTCAATAACGGCTATGCAGTCTACGCCGGGCTGGAGCGCTTCGTATCCTATATCCAGGATTTGCGTTTTTCGGATACGGACATAGCCTATTTGCGTGAGCATGTCGGCTACGAGGAAGGTTTTTTGGAGTACCTGAAAAATTTCCGTTTCTCGGGCACGATCCGTTCCGCTTTGGAGGGTGATCTCGTCTTCGCCAATGAACCGATCGTCCAGGTGGAAGGTCCTTTGGCGGAATGCCAATTGATCGAGACAGCCCTGTTGAATATCGTGAATTTCCAGACGCTGATAGCTACGAAAGCTGCACGTCTTCGTTATGTCTGCGACGGCGAACCGCTGCTTGAGTTCGGCTCCAGAAGGGCACAGGAAATGGATGCCGCCATTTGGGGCACACGCGCAGCCTATATCGCAGGATTCGATGCAACCAGCAATGTCCGTGCAGCCAAATTGTTCGGCATTCCGGCCTCCGGTACGCATTCCCATTCGATGGTGCAAGTCTATCGCAATGATTATGATGCCTTCATGGCATATGCGCGTTCCCACAAGGATTGTGTATTTCTGGTGGATACCTATGATACTTTGAAATCAGGTGTGCCGAATGCCATCAAAGTGGCGAGGGAAATGGGCGATAAAATCAACTTCCTCGGTGTACGCATAGACAGCGGGGACATGGCCTACATCTCCAAAAAAGTCCGTCAGCAATTGGACGAAGCTGGTTTTGCCGATGCAAAAATCTACGCTTCGAATGATTTGGATGAATTGACCATCCTGAACTTGAAGATGCAAGGAGCAAAAATAGATGTTTGGGGTGTCGGCACGAAGCTGATTACTGCCTACGATCAACCGGCGCTTGGTGCGGTCTATAAACTGGTTTCGATTGCAGATGAGAACGGCAAAATGGTCGATACAATGAAAATATCCAGTAATGCCGAAAAAGTCTCGACACCAGGCAAGAAACAAGTATGGCGGATCACGCGCAAGCGCGACGGCAAGTCGGAAGGGGACTACATTGCACTTTGGGAAGAAAATCCCGATCAAGAGGCGGAACTTTACATGTTCCATCCGGTCTTTACCTACATCAACAAGACCATCACTGACTTTGAGGCGCGTCCCGTCCTGCAGGACATCATCGTGAATGGCGAACTGGTCTATGAATTGCCGCCGCTCCAGGAAGTAAAAGCCTTCTCGGAAGCGCAGATGAGCGGTTTGTGGGATGAATACAAACGTATCCTGAATCCGGAAGATTATCCGGTCGATTTGTCGCAGAAGACCTACGACCATAAGATGTCCACCATCAAGGCCATCAAGAAACAAATCAAAGAAGAAGCCGCTTCGCTGGAAAGCAGTAAATAACCGATCAGATCAATCAAGGGGGAATAGGTATGCGTCCATTACAAAAAGAAATTATCGCCGCATTAAGAGTGAAACCGGAAATAGATCCAAAAGAGGAAATCCGCATCAGCATCGATTTCATGAAAGATTATTTGGCGGCACACCCATTTTTGAAGGCATTCGTTTTAGGGATCAGCGGAGGCCAGGACTCCACTTTGACGGGGCGATTAGCCCAGTTGGCGATTCAGGAAATGCGTGACGAGACTGGTGACGACAGTTACCAGTTCATTGCTGTCCGCCTCCCGTACGGCATTCAATTTGATGAGCACGATGCCCAAGCTGCTCTTGCCTTCATTTCACCGGACCAAAAATTGGTCGTCAACATCAAAGAAATGGCTGACGCTGCACTCGATGCGCTTGAAGAAGCCGGCCTTACAATCACCGACTTCAACAAAGGAAACATCAAAGCACGTCAACGCATGATTGTTCAGTTCGCGATAGCGGGTGACAGCAGCGGGGCTGTTTTGGGGACTGACCATGCGGCAGAATCCGTGACCGGTTTCTTCACAAAATTCGGGGATGGCGCAGCCGACTTGTTGCCGATTTGGCGCCTGAACAAACGTCAAGGCCGCCAGTTGCTGAAGGAATTGGGCGCACCGGCAGAGCTCTATGAAAAAGTACCGACAGCGGACTTGGAAGAAAATCGTCCCGCTTTGCCTGATGAGGTCGCTCTGGGAGTGACTTACGAGATGATCGATGCGTATCTGGAAGGCAAGGAAATACCGGATAAGGACGCTGAAGTCATCGAAAATTGGTACACGAAGACAGAACATAAACGTCACTTGCCGATAACGGTCTATGACAGTTTTTGGAAAGAAGCCTAATCTGCTTAGATAGTGGGGTTTTGCAGTGAAAATCAGCAAACAATTTAAAATGATGCAAGAAAAGCAAAAGCTGCAGTGCAAGAGCAGGGGCCATATCCTGCTCTTGCACTGCTTCAGCTTGTTGGCGACCGTGTTCGTGGTCCATCTCTTTCTTCAATGGACCCAAAATAATCTGGATGCCGGACTGGTCGTGAATTTTGTGTTTGCTTGGCATACGGAGAAGTTTCTGATCAGCACGGGCGTATTACTGACACTGGGGCTATGGCTTTGGGCGTTGGTAGGGAATATCCGCTGGGCGAACGCGCTGCTGCTGCTGTCGGGCGGAATCCTCGGGATGGCGACCTATGAAAAGATGCTGCAGCGGAACGAACCCGTTTATCCGAGCGACTTGAAGATGCTGAGGGAGGCACCCTTCCTTTTGGAGATGCTGAATGGACGGACACTGGCTGCATTCAGCTTGGTGTTCCTGCTGTTTCTGGCATTTATGGTTTATTCCCTTCGTCATGCAAAGTCCAAGAAAACCGTGAAATTGGGATGGAAAGTGCGCGTGCTGGTGCTCATTTCGACAAGCCTCGCACTCGGCTACGCAGGCCAGTTCCAACAGGAAGGCAACCTGCTGAAGAAGGCCTATGACCGGACGGCTTATTGGATCCCGTACAGCCAACAAATGAATTACTACAACACCGGCTTTGTTGCCGGGTTCCTTTACAATCTTTCGGCTGCGCCGATGGAGCTGCCGACGGACTATTCGCAGGAAAGAATCGATGAGTTGAAGGAAACCTATCAGCAACTTGCTGACGAAATCAATGCGGAAAGAACGGCGGCGTTGCCCGAAGCGAATGTCATCTACATCATGAACGAAAGTTTTGCGGACCCGCTTGAGTTGGAAGGCTTGGATCTGCAAACTGATCCGATACCGTTCACGCGAGCCTTGATGGATACGAGCTACAGCGGCGAGCTGTTGTCCCAAGGCTATGGCGGCGGAACCGCCAATATCGAATTTGAGGCTTTGACGGGTTTTTCGATGGAACCGTTCGCCGCGAACATCACGACGCCATATACGCAATTCCTGTCCTCTCAAGACGAGTTCCCTTCCGTCGTTTCGCGTTTGGAAGAGGCCGGTTTCCGGACGACAGCCATCCATCCCTACAATACGACCATGTACAAGCGGCTGGAGAACTATGAGACTTTGGGGTTCGACGCCTTCCTCTACGAGGACACGATGGAAAATACGGACAAACTGGACACCAATCCATACATTTCGGATGCAGCGGCGTACGCTGAAATAGTGGCTATCCTGAAAACCAGCGAGGAAAAAGATTTTATCCATTTGGTGACGATGCAGAACCATACGCCTTATCAAAACAAATACACGGTTACCCCTTCCGCAGCGGAAACCGGCCTAGCCAGCCAGACAATCCGGAACTATCTGCAGGATCTGCAGTACAGCGATCAAGCGTTGGCGGATCTGTTGGCCGCTCTCCAGCAGTGGGACGAGCCGACCGTCGTCGTATTTTGGGGGGATCATTGGCCCAGCGTGTTCGGCGAGGACCTTTATGCGCTGAACACGGTCCAAAATATGCATGAAACGCCCATGTTCATCTACAGCAACACGGAAGAAGTCCAAAAGGATCTGGGGGTCACCAGTCCCATCTATTTCTTCCCGGAAGTGCTGGAACTGAGCGGCAGCCGTGTCACCGCTTTTGAAGCCCTGTTGATGGCGCTTCAGGAACAGGTGCCGGCTTTCGAAAAGGCGCTGTATGTGGATGGCACTACCGGTGAATATGTCTCGAGCCGAGAAGGACTGTCCGAGCAGGCCAGAAGTCTGCTGGCGGATTATGACCTGATCCAGTACGATACGACCACCGGAAACCGATACGCAGAATCAAACGGTTTTTTCCGAATGAGCGACTGAAACAGAGTGCCGCAGGCTGGCGCCTATTGCGGGAGTTGATTTGCAAGTAGGACCGGAATCGCCTATGATTAAGGAAACAAAGGGTGAAAGGAGGGATCCGGTGAGTTTCTTTATACGTTTTATGCTTCTTTTCGGTGCGACGATCCTGGCGAGTATGCTGTTCACTTATCTTATCCGTGCGGCAGCGAGACGGTTCCGTTGGACGGATCAGCCATCCGAATCGAAAGTGCATGTCAAGGAGACGCCGACGATGGGAGGCGTAGCCATATTCGTCGCTTATTGGGGCGCCTTTTTCCTTGGGGTTCCTCTGAGTAATCGTTCAGGGTTTGCAGGCATCATGTTTTTGAGCTCGCTGATCATTCTCGTGACGGGCATCATCGATGATACTTATGATCTGAGGCCCTGGCAGAAAATGATCGGTATCCTTACTGCGGCGAACGTGCTTTATTTCTTTTCAGGCATCAGAATCGACAGCTTGACGCTGGATTATTTCGGAACGATCGAATTCCATGAAGCGGGTTACTTTGTGATGATGCTGTGGATTGTGGTCATCACGAATGCGGTGAATCTGATGGATGGACTGGATGGTTTGGCGACGGGCACTTCAATCATTTCCCTCTCGACGATGGGCTTCGTCAGCTACTTCTTCACCGATTATATGGATGTGGCCACTGTCGTCATGATATTCCTTTTGGTCGCGAGCTTGCTGGGTTTTTTGCCTTTCAACTTCTACCCGGCCTCCATTTTCTTGGGGGATACGGGATCGTTGTTTATAGGCTTTATGATTGCGGTGCTGTCCTTGTATGGCCTGAAACATGCCACCTTCGTATCGCTGCTGATACCGGTGGCCATTCTCGGGGTTCCCTTGACGGACACGATTGCCGCTGTCCTTCGCCGGACCTTGCACAAGCGGTCCATCAGCGCGAAGGATAAAAGCCACCTGCACCACCGGTTGCTGCGGTTAGGTTTTACGCACCGCCAGACCGTCTTGGTCATTTATGCTTTGGCGATCATCTTTTCTTTGACTGCCATCCTGTTCCCGATTTCATCTTTCTGGGGAACAGTCGTTTTGGGAGTCGGTCTGGTTTTCGGCGTGGTGCTCTTCATCGTCTCCTTCAATTTGTTGGACAGCAATCGTTCCAAGTTGCGCAAAATATTGTATCGCCTTTTGAGGGAAAAGGACGACAAAAACAAATGAACAAGCCATGAAAGCCAACCCGGCTATCATGCGCTTGTTCATTTGTTTGTTCAGGATCTATTCGATTTCCCCCTCATCAGCTTCATCATGAGCGATGGAAACCGGACGCTCCACGTAATCCTCTTCGCCGATTTCAAAGACGACACGGCCGTTCATGACATCCGTAACGGTGCTCTGGAAATGGCTGATGTCTTCCGTAGGGATGCCGCACAAGAAACAAACCTGATCGGTGTATTGGGTCTCAATCAGCGTGTACGGCGATTGGGCCAAGTAATTCTCCAATTTTCCGGATGCGGAATAGGAAACGATGCAGCCGACTTTTGTCTGGAGGCTGCGGACAACGATGCCGATGTCCTTCAGTGCCGTCGATACCGACCGGCTATAGGCGCGGATCAATCCACCGGCACCCAACTTTGTCCCGCCGAAGTAACGGGTGACGACGGCAGCGACGTAACGCAGGTCGTTTTTCTTGAGCACTTCCAGCATCGGGACGCCGGCTGTTCCGGAAGGCTCGCCGTCGTCATGGGCGCGCTGGATTTCGTTCTGGTCGCCGATCAGGTAAGCGGAACAGTTGTGCGTCGCTTTCCAATGTTCTTTTTTGACCGCTTGGATGAATTCTTTGGCCTCGTCCTCGGATTGGACACGTTTGAGGCTGCAGATGAAGCGGGAACCCTTGATGATGATCTCGGAAACGCCGCTTTCTGCGATAGTGTGATAGGTTTTCAGCATAGCCTTTATCCTCCAATATGTTATTCTTTCCCATTTTACCACAGCGGCGATCGGATGACAGGCCACGAACTAGGAAAGGGACTTTCCGAACATTTCCATTTGTGGTATTGTTAGATGGAATAGACCAAACGGCCACAAGGGTCGATGGAAAGGTGATCTGCGTGAAAGCTACAGATTTAATCGATGTACTCAAAATGAAAAAAGTTGTCGGGAGCTTGGATCCCGATTTAAATATTGGAAAAATAAGTCAGGATTCCCGCGATATCCAATCGGGGGATCTGTTTATCTGCATCGACGGAACGCAAGTGGATGGCCACAATTACGTAGAGAAGGCGGTCGCCAATGGGGCGGGCTTGATTGTTGCCCATAAGGATGTCCAAAAAGTGGCAGCGACTGTCCCGGTGGTATATGTTCCCGATACGGGTAAAGCGATGAGTCTGCTTGCGAATCACTTTTATGGCTATCCGAGTGAGGCGATGAAAGTCATTGGCGTCACTGGGACAAACGGAAAGACGACGGTAACCTACTTGGTGGAAGCCATCCTTAAGGCGATGGACAAAAAGACCGGGTTGATGGGAACCATCGAAATGCATATCGGTGACGAAGTGCACAAAACGAAAAATACGACGCCTGACAGCATCACGATGCAAAAAGCCTTGCACCTTATGGTTGAGAAGGAAACGGAATACTTCACTCTGGAGCTGTCCTCGATTGCTTTGGAGATGGGCAGGGCATGGGGACTGGATTTGGATGTCGCCATCATGACGAATCTGACGCATGAACATATGGAATTCCACCACACGATGGAAGCCTATGCCGAAGCGAAAAAGCTGCTCTTCTCCCAACTGGGTAACGGCCGCAAGAACGGACGGACGAAAACAGCGGTACTGAATGCGGATGATGAAACAATCCAAACTTACCGCATCGCTACGGCAGCGGAAGTCATTTCTTACAGCGTGAAGGATGAAACGGCTGATTTCTTCGCAGCGGATATCACATACAGCCGTACGCAGACTCGCTTCGATCTGATCGTAAATGGGGAACGCTATCCGGTCGTGACGAATCTGGTGGGGCTTTATAATGTCTCCAACGCATTGGCTGCGCTGGCGGCTGTCTATGCTGTGGGCATTCCGTTGGATGAGGCGACAAAAGCGGTAACGTCATTGGTTGGCGTGACCGGCAGACTGGAAATCGTTCCCGGCGCAAGCGACATCGGCGTCTATGTCGATTTTGCCCATTCGCCCGATGCGATGGAAAAAGTATTGAGTGTGGTGCGCGAATTCACCCAAGGAAGAGTCATCTCCGTTTTCGGCGGGGCAGGGGAACGGGAGCATGAGAAACGCCCGATCATGGCCCGCATCGGTACGGAACTTTCCGATTATGTGGTCCTGACGACGGACGATACCGGGAAAGAACCGCAGGAACAGATCATCGCGATGATGCTTGCCGGTATCGAAAAGGACAACTATAAATACATCGAAAACCGCAAAGAAGCCATCATGCATGCCATCGCCATCGCAGAGCCGGGAGATACGGTCATCCTGCTGGGGCGTGGGCATGAGGCTGACTACAACGACAGAGGCAGAATGATCCGCCTGCTGGACAGCGAAGTAGCGGCTGAAGCGATTGCATTGCGTAACGAGCGGCTTTTTGACAAAGCCTAAAAGCGGAAAATTATCGTACAATATAGAGTGGCTAAGCTAAATTACGAGCAGAAAGTTTGAGGGTTTCCATGAAAATTGCAGTAGTTACGGACAGCACCGCTTATCTGACGGCTGAAATACGCCAGCGGCAGCATATTCACATGCTGCCGTTAGTGGTGAATATCGGAGCAAAATCGTATCAGGAAGAAATAGATTTGGTTGCGGAGGACTTCTATGCCTTGATGAAATCCTCTGAAGATTTCCCGAAAAGCTCCCAACCAGCAGTGGGTGCCATGCATCAGCTGTATGAAGAATTGGCGAAGGAACATGATGCGATCGTCAGCATCCATCTCTCAAGCGGCATCAGCGGCACATACCAGAATGCCGCTGCTTTAAGCAGGGAATATCCTGAGTTCAACATCCATCCCTTCGATTCTGAAATCAGCTGCTATGTGCAGGCCCGCTTCGTCTTGGAAGCTGCAAGGTTGGCTGCTGCCGGTATCGAACCGGAGCAGATCATTGCGCGATTGGACCATATGAAAAAACGTTCCCGCGCTTACTTTATGGTGGATGATCTCATGAACCTGCAGCGCGGCGGCAGACTATCGGGCGGGGCGGCTGTCATCGGCTCCATTATGAAGATCAAACCGGTGCTGCATTTTTCGGACAAAAAGATAGTCGTTTTCGAAAAAATCAGAACGAATGCAAGGGCATTGCGACGGATTGAAGAACTGTTGGGCCAGGCAGCTTCAGAGGCGGATTATCCGCTCGTCGCAACCGTCATCCATGGCAACATTCCCGAAAAAGGGCAAGCTTGGCTGGAACATCTCCAACAAGCGTTTCCGGGCATCCGTTTCGAATTGAGTTATTTCGGCCCTGTCATCGGGACGCATTTAGGTGAGGGTGCACTGGGGCTGACCTGGACGGAAGACACCGAATTGAGCTATCCGGTATAGGCAACAAATAATTGCGGCAATCATACATTCATTTGGGAGGAAGGGCCATCGGGGTCCTGGCCTTCCTGTTTTTTTATAAAAAGGATAGCGGGGTGCGGTCATGAGAATATTTATCGGCATCAGATTGCCTGAAGCCATCAACGAACAGCTGGTTGTCGTTCAGGAAGAGGTGAAGCGTGCCAGCCTTAAAGGATCATTCACTGATCCGGACAACTTCCATTTGACGGTGCGGTTTATCGGGGAAGTGGCCCCGGATCAGCAGCGTGCGATCGAAACTGTGCTGGCCCGCTGCGCCGAAGGACAAGTGCCCTTCCAGATCGAAACGGCTGGATTGGGTTATTTTTCCAAAAAAAACAAGTGGATCATCTGGATGGGCATCAAAGAAAATATACAGCTCCAACGACTGTATGATCAGCTTAATGCGTCTTTGTTGAGGGGAAAAATCAGGTTGGCTGCTGAGGTGGAATTTATCCCGCACCTCACGCTCGGTAGGGGAATCGTGCTGTCGCAGGAGTGGGAATTGCTAAACAAACTGCCGCTGCCGCAGGATCAAAAGATTCCGGTCACCGCGCTTACGTTGTTCGAAAGTACGCGGGTAGACGGGAAGCTGGTTTACCGCCCGATCGCTGATTTTCCGTTCAACGGTCAGGCAATCCAGCCGGCATCCAGCAAACCAACAAATCCCTGACCGGGAACAGAAAGTCGCCACTCTTCGCATAGTCAGCGGAAGAGCGGCGGCTTTTTTTGCGGATGCTACGGATGAAGGGAAAGGGAGGATGGCATGGACGGGAAGGAACTGTACGGCAGGGAGTTGACGAGGAGCGAGTGCCGCAACGCAGACGATACACTGTTGGCTCTGGCTGAGAAACGACCCGGTTTGGTCAGCGTGAATGGGAAGCTGGCATGTTCCCGCTGCGGAAATCAGGACCGGAAAAAAATGCAGGCAGCGCCTTGCGCTTGCGGAACCGCTTGTTTTTATTGCTTAAGTTGCCTGAACATGGGGAAGATTAAAAGCTGCGCGATACTCCATCATTTGCCGGAAACCAATGCTTTCGCACGGCCCCATGAGCCGATCCTGCAGTGGGAGGGCCAATTGTCATCGGAACAGCAACGTGCGTCTGAAGAAATCGTGGAAACGGTCCATGCTGAAGGGACACGCCTGATCTGGGCCGTCGCCGGCGCCGGGAAGACCGAGATGATTTTTGAAGGGATTGCAGCCTGCCTACGCAAAGGCGGGAGAGTCTGCCTAGCCTCCCCGCGCGTGGACGTGTGCCTGGAACTGGCACCCCGGATCAAACAGGCATTCCCGGAGGTCCCGCTGGCCCTGCTTTACGGAGGCGATGAAGAGGGCTACAGCTATACGCCGCTCATCATCGCCACGACCCATCAGTTGCTGCGTTTCCGGGAAGCGTTTGATCTCCTTATCATCGATGAAATCGACTCTTTCCCGTACCACAACGATCTGAGCCTGCAGTTCGGGGCACAAAAATCCAGAAAAAAAGCGAGTGCGCTCATTTATTTGACGGCAACGCCCTCAAGGATGATGCAAAAAGACATCCAGCGTGACAGGTTGGCAGCGACGGTGTTGCCTGCCCGCTATCACGGCTTTGCGTTGCCCGAACCGGAGTGTCTGTGGGTCGGGAATTGGCGCAAGGCAATCAACAAGAAGAAAAATACGCGATTTCTTTCCTTGATCAGGAGCCGACTCCAACAGCAACGGCGCTTTCTGCTCTTTTTGCCGCATATCCAGCTGATGGAAGAGTTGGATCGCTGGTTGCGGGAACTTTTTCCGGACAAGCAGTTCACCTGCGTTTCGGCGAGCGACCCTGACCGCGAGGAGAAGGTGAAAAGGATGCGGGAGGAGGCGTATGATTTTTTGATGACGACGACCATACTGGAGCGCGGCGTGACTTTCAGGGACATCGATGTCATCGTGCTTGGCGCGGAGGATCGGGTCTTCACGGAAGCTTCGCTTGTGCAGATAGCCGGCAGGGCAGGCAGGAACAAAGACTTTCCGACAGGTTGGGTCTGTTTTGCCCATGAGGGTGAAACAAAAGCCATCCAGGGGGCGGTCCGGCAGATCCGCTCGATGAACCGGGAGGCGGGAAGAAGGGGGCTGCTGAATGGGTGAGTGTCTGTTTTGCCAAAATGAGATCCGCGAAGTTTTGACCCTCCAGCAACTTTTCGGTTTCGGGAAAAAGGATTGCGGAATGGTCTGCCGATCCTGCCAGGAAAAGTTGCCGCGCATAACCGGCCAAACCTGTTGCCCGGGATGCATGCGGCCGCAAGCATCCGCTGAGTGGTGCGAGGACTGCCAAGGGTGGAGCGGTCGCTATCCGGAGCTGCCGATCGCGCATCATGCCTGCTATGCCTATACCGGCATCGTGAAGGACTGGCTGCAACGCTATAAATTCCAAGGCGATTACCGCCTTGCCTCCGCCTTCACGGACGATCTGCGTGCTTTCCAAAGAGCGCATCCTAAAGCGCTGTTCCTCCCGCTGCCGATAGCAGTCGCCAGTTACGAGGAAAGGGGCTTCAGCCAATGCGAGGAAATGCTGAAGCAAGCAGGGATCCGCTACGTGCAATTCCTGGAAAACCAGCATGCCGGAGAAAAACAGTCCGAGAAAAACAGGCAGGAACGACTGCTGACGGCGCAACCCTTTTCGTTGCTGGACGGGCACGAAAAATATCTTCAGCATGAAATTATTCTTTTTGATGACGTCTACACTACCGGAAGAACGCTCTACCACGCGAAAACCCTCCTGTACAAGCAAGGATTCAGGTCGATTCGGTCCGTAACTATCGCAAGATAATCAATCATAAACATTGAAATGTTAAGGCGCTTACATTATAATGAGGTTAAAGAAACCCCCTATGAGTGGTCCATAGGTGAGGGTTGTCTTTATCTGACGATGCGTCAGACGAAAGGAGAGAGTGCTATGTTTAAGTATAATGTCCGAGGAGAAAATATTGAGGTTACAGAACCGATCCGCAGCTACGCCGAGAAAAAATTAGGCAGACTGGAAAAATACTTTGGCAACGTGCCTGAAACAACTGCGCATGTCAACTTGAAAGTATATCCATTCCCAGCCGAAAAATCTGCTAAGGTGGAAGTTACGGTTCCGCTACCTTTCCTGGTTTTAAGAGCCGAAGAGACTTCCAGCGATCTATACGGAAGCATCGATTTGGTCGTGGACAAACTTGAACGCCAAGTCCGTAAGTACAAGACGAAGATTCACCGCAAATCCAGAGAGAGAGGATTTGATATCGGTAACGAGCCGAATCTGATCGAAGAAAAAATGGAAGACGATGAGAATCCGCTTGAAATCGTCCGCACTAAGCGTCTTTCCCTCAAACCGATGGACAGTGAAGAAGCTGTATTACAGATGAATATGCTTGGACACAACTTCTTTATCTTCGAAGATGCTGAAACGAACGGCACAAGTATCGTGTACCGCCGAAAAGACGGCAAATTCGGTCTGATCGAAACTGACTAAATCCGAAAATAACGTCCCCCGCCAATGAACGGC is a window from the uncultured Trichococcus sp. genome containing:
- the raiA gene encoding ribosome-associated translation inhibitor RaiA, with amino-acid sequence MFKYNVRGENIEVTEPIRSYAEKKLGRLEKYFGNVPETTAHVNLKVYPFPAEKSAKVEVTVPLPFLVLRAEETSSDLYGSIDLVVDKLERQVRKYKTKIHRKSRERGFDIGNEPNLIEEKMEDDENPLEIVRTKRLSLKPMDSEEAVLQMNMLGHNFFIFEDAETNGTSIVYRRKDGKFGLIETD
- a CDS encoding DEAD/DEAH box helicase — protein: MDGKELYGRELTRSECRNADDTLLALAEKRPGLVSVNGKLACSRCGNQDRKKMQAAPCACGTACFYCLSCLNMGKIKSCAILHHLPETNAFARPHEPILQWEGQLSSEQQRASEEIVETVHAEGTRLIWAVAGAGKTEMIFEGIAACLRKGGRVCLASPRVDVCLELAPRIKQAFPEVPLALLYGGDEEGYSYTPLIIATTHQLLRFREAFDLLIIDEIDSFPYHNDLSLQFGAQKSRKKASALIYLTATPSRMMQKDIQRDRLAATVLPARYHGFALPEPECLWVGNWRKAINKKKNTRFLSLIRSRLQQQRRFLLFLPHIQLMEELDRWLRELFPDKQFTCVSASDPDREEKVKRMREEAYDFLMTTTILERGVTFRDIDVIVLGAEDRVFTEASLVQIAGRAGRNKDFPTGWVCFAHEGETKAIQGAVRQIRSMNREAGRRGLLNG